CGCGCGGCAACCTTTTTTACCGCTGCTCGCACGTCGTTCGTCGGCGATGTACAAGGCGTTGCAGGGACGGAGGCGATTCTGTAGAATGGACTCTTTGGCGTGGTCGATTCGCAACTGGGGCAGGAGACACCTATGAAGGTTCGCCAACACTTCAATCGTCGTCAAATCCTCAGGGGATTCGGAGCTGGAGCGGTCGCAGCCGCCTTCGGCCCGTTGGGCCTTTCGGCCGATGTCGCTCGTGCGCAGGCAGAGGTCGAGAAGGCACAGGTGCCCGGAGGCCCCCTGTTTGCGCAACCGGCGCCGCCCGCCAGGGTCAGTCTGGTCAAGGGCAACGACCGGCGGGACATCGTCTATCAGGCGCTCAAGCACATCGAGGACGAGGTCCTGGCGTCGATCGAGGGCAAGAAGAAGATCCTGATCAAACCCAACTTCGTCGCGACCAATCGCGAACTGAGCGCGACGCACGTCGATGCGGTGCGGGGCATTCTCGATTTCCTCAAGCCCCACTGCAGGCAGCCGATCACAGTCGGCGAATCGACCGCGTCCCGGGCGGGCACGTTCGAGGGCTACACCAATTATGGCTACCTGGCGCTCGAGAAGGAGTACGGCGTCCAACTGGTGGACCTCAACAAGCAGCCCTGCGTCTATCGCTACGTCTTCGGCCGGGGACACAAGCCCACGCCGA
This portion of the Anaerobaca lacustris genome encodes:
- a CDS encoding DUF362 domain-containing protein translates to MKVRQHFNRRQILRGFGAGAVAAAFGPLGLSADVARAQAEVEKAQVPGGPLFAQPAPPARVSLVKGNDRRDIVYQALKHIEDEVLASIEGKKKILIKPNFVATNRELSATHVDAVRGILDFLKPHCRQPITVGESTASRAGTFEGYTNYGYLALEKEYGVQLVDLNKQPCVYRYVFGRGHKPTPIRIISTFLDPDTYVISAARMKTHDRAVTTLALKNILLAAPLNDYKTNDKWLTHAEYNFSPKALIHFNMFHLAQEIYPDLGVIDGFVAMEGNGPVGGTPVDARVALASLDSLALDALATRLMGFDPNKIMYLTSLAEAGKGQGDLAKVTVLGTPAEECQFHFKPHERLIEPYGLG